The sequence acaaactaACACGAGtctagcatgctttgtcctcactcgcacgcttcctgggaaaacttctcaggaggtcacccatcatgaaattactccaggtcaagcacACTTATCTATGGaattctttcgtgatgggctaccgaaaaacaagatgcaccttgttgatacaggtagtaccaatcaatctatttaagccTTCTTCCAATGTGTAGTCCCATAACTACACAGTCTcaaaatcatcccacttgaccttccccaggcggtgtgggattgcacagcttacctagtattttcccttacggatcacaggactatactaactgtcacaatcacccccccccccgcccttacggggttcgacgtcctcgtcgacaaCACTTGCGGCTGGGttaaggctctgataccatttgtagcgtccccgcttcaagcctctattgggtccttacacccacggaatcatggctcttatacacgagtacgtcactgtGGCTGCTTCATGGAGTGATGACTAActctacagaccaacacgagtgtttctagcatgctttgtcctcactcgcacgcttcttgggaaaacttcccaagaggtcacccatcatGAAATTagtccaggtcaagcacgcttaactgtggagttcttctgtgatgggctaccaaaaacaagatgcaccttgttgatataggtagtaccaatccaCTACAAGAAAAGGCATTTTTACCGGCGCAGTTCGTCAAATGCGCCGGTAAAGGTTGTCGAGATAAAACAAAATCTGAATTCTCACTTCCATTTAGGCtttacttttaccggcgcattattgcgccggtaaaagtctggttttaccggcgcaatactgaatatgcgccggtaaaagttacCAAATGAAGCGCCAACAGGCGCGAGAAGTTTGCCGCCTTTCATTTCATTTATTGTGGCGCTTGTTTACTTTTATCGGCGCataattgcgccggtaaaagtctcaaaaaaagagagggaaactTCCCGCGTGGATTTCCTGGTAGGTGGgaatacttttaccggcgcaccattgcgccggtaaaagtgttaAAGGAAACGTGTGGATTTTGATGTGATAAGTGAGAATACTTTTAGCGGCGCAattgtgcgccggtaaaagtatatattgcgccggtaaaagtatttACTTAAACGCTCGTTTTTGGCTACTttggtcagattttaaaaacacttttaccggcgcaattggatgcgccggtaaaagtatatatatgaatcagGAGCACGAAGCCCCCTTCTTCTCctccatttttcatttttttgccTAGGTTTTCTCTGAAAACCTCTCAACCCCCCTCTCTCAATCTCTCTTTGATTCTCTCTCATTCTCTATCAATCTCTCTCAATTTCTAACCCCCCCTCTCAATCCCTCTCAatccctctctttttctcttcaaaaaaaccaccaccaccacctccaacAACACCACCACCGTCGGCCACCACCACCATCGACGGCGGCCGAGCTACGCCAGCCACCACCGCAGACCACCAAGCCCCACCTCCTCCAATTTATTTaaggtatttttaatttttttaattttaattttttttaatgtttatatgtatagatttgtgtatgtatgtgtgtattagtatatgtatgtgtatatgtatgtatttctgtatgtatgtgtatgtatatttatgtgggtataaatgtatgtatgtgtataaatacatgtacgtatgtatatgtatgtgtatgtgggattatgtatatatatatgtgtatgtatgtgtatgtgggtgtgtatatatatgtgtatatgtatgtatgtatgtatgtatgtatgtgtgtatgtatttatgtgtatgtgtatgtgtatgtgtatgtgggtgtgggtgtgtatatataagtatgcatgtatttgtatgtgtatattggtgtatgtatatatatgtatgtatgtaaagaagtatgcatatatatgtgtgtgtatgtatgtatatatgtatgtaaatatatatgtatatgtgtgtgtataagtgtatgtgagtgtgtgtgtgagtgtatgtgtatgtgtatgtgtatgtgtatgtgtatgtgtatgtgtatgtgtatgtgtatgtgtgtgtgtgtgtatgtgtaAGTTAGTGTAGGGTAATGGATATgtgataaaatttttaaatttttataggtattaaatttttaatttggttttacttttttatggaatTAGGTCCGTGTTCGACCGCTCGGGATTACCGCTAGCTGCCTGCAGTTGTCATTTTTGCACTCGATTCAGGTATGTTTTTTTGCTTTCGCTTAGTATACGTAGCAGTGTTTGTTATTAGTTAATATGTATATGCATGTTagagaagtaggttctgtgataaaATTGACTGCTGTTGGATGGGTGGATTATTtgtttgtgtatatattgtatGGAAATATTTGTTTGTGTTATTTATAGGTATTAAAAATTTTGGGTTTACACTTTTTAAAGCGTTATCTTCTTAgaaattttagtagaaaaaatgtaaaattaattgaatgttgaaattgaaattgaaaatatgtaattaaaaagttagtaaaataataatttttttaggtattaaaaaaaacattttcaatttaaataataaataattaggaaaatatttaattatgaaatgtaatatataattttaaatataataaaatgatattattagttttaataagttagtaattttaatttaaataaaaaatgattaaaaattaataaatgattgaaaaaaaattaaagaatgtaatatataatttaaaatatgataaagtgatattataaatttgaaaaagttagtaattttaatttaataataaattattaaaaaaataataaaagtgaaaaatgtaatatataatttaaaatataataaagtgatattataaattttaagaagtttgtaattttaatttaaataatatagcattaaacaaataataaaagtgaaaaatgtaatatacaatttaaaatataataaagtgatattataaatttaaaaaagtttgtaattttaatttaaataataaaagtgaaaatgTAATAAAATGATGTTATAATAAGTATAAATGAGCATAAGATATTGTAAAGTATATGATAAGATAttgtaaaatagcataaaattaaatttgtattATCTTTTCTTGATCTCTTTGGTTATACACCAAAGATAGGATTTAACAAATGTATTTGTATTATcacatagtgataatttttttaaaaaattttacacATGCACGAAATACCTTAGACCCGTTTAGAGAGGCGGAGTCAGTAAGGACTCTTAAATACGCTTCTCCAAATTATAATAAAGTGTTGTATATGTAGTATGTCTACACCAGGTGGCGTGATTCGAAAAAGAAAGGGGTCGAGAGGTAAATACAAAGGCAAGAATGTTGAGGAGGAGCTCTCCAAAACACAATACGCCAAGTTACTGATTGAGCCGCACGCGGCGGCACCCCCGTCGGCAAAAAcggaaaaaaattcaacaatatggcgaaatggatgactcggatgtctatccccattaataaattcaaatgggaAGATGTCAGTAGAGCTGACATCAATGCCCTCTGGGATAGACTTGAGGTatgtcttaataatttttttaatttctaaattactatactcttattaaattgtaattaatgtattaatgtgTAACTTTTTGCAGACCAAGTTTGTCCTCCCACGAGATAACCCTACATTCGTAGACTACGGTGAGTACGAGATGTCAAAGGGTTTACGTGACTGGAGGGCAGACTGCAAGAAAAAGTGGATACAAAATATTGAGGAGCTTGGACAGGAGAGGGCCGACATGTCACCTCCTGAGGGAGTAACTCAAGAGGTGTGGAGTAATTTGCATCGCTTATTGGAGCACAGACAAACAAaaggtacatttttttttaaaatttctaattttagtaatgtttaatttatatagtcaataataaataattaattgttagaaaaattattaatttcaggcgagagcagcgaaaaataaagaaagtcggggtaagatgaaatttctaggaggctggggctccaagcctattgtttcacatgttgtcgagggggtaagtttatatttaactatcattcatttaaatttttctagtaaaataacaatactaatatattttctcttgaaaataggctaaccccgacacaggagaactgccaactgcggtggaaacttttcaaaagtttcaccaTAAAGGCAACAATTGGCGCAACGAGTACGCACAACAAGCTTACGTAAGTTtacattttaattcaatttttatttatttctttcaatttattttgtattaaaattaaccatttaacttatttgtttgttttaggagcaaatggttgaaataGCGGCAACTCGAAGCCGGCGCCCCTTTGAAGATGAGCCGATGAGGCCGCTCGTCGATCCTACACAGTACCCCCGAGACTTACCTGTTATGACGCAAGTACTCGGGGAACGATCTCGACATCTTAGAGGCTTTGGCCATCTCCCCAGACTGAAGGGAGTTGGGGCCAAAAGAGCACCTGCCACGCATCCTTCAGCCCCACCGACTGTTACAATGGAACAGTACGAGGCTTTACAGAAAAAAGTGGAGGAAGCGGAGCAGACAACTCAACATACGAGGCAGCAGTATGAGACACAACAACTCTACCTCAGACGATTCCAAGATCAGTTTGAGTATCTTTCTCGAGCTGTGCCGGGTTTCAACTTGCCTCCCATGGATCTTCCACCATTGCCCACTCACAGTGCCGGATCGTCTAAATTTGCTCCTCGGTGCTGGATCGTCATCGCAGCCTCCCGAGACTCAGAGAAACAACGATGACGACATTACCCGCCTATAGAACCGTACTTTTTTATTATCGGTTCGAACAtttaacattttgtttatatactgattttagtagaacataatataattaatgttcgtttatcttttaatgtaaattatgttggtttttttgttaatataatattataattattttaaaaaaattaattaattatatttaattaattaatattataattaattaaatataattaattaattttttttaaaaataaaaattaatacttttgccggcgcatttttgcgccggtaaaagtagcCAAAAATTATTGGCGCCAACCGTCAgattggcgccaatagttttgccggcgcactattgcgccggcaaaacttTATCAAAGCAGGTTCATAGCGGATAAGGGCACTTTTTAACACCGGCGCTTATTTTTTACCGGCGTAATTTCTCGCCGGTAAAAGGaagttttaccggcgcatttacTCTACGCGTCGGTAAAAAGTCTTTTACCGACCAAGCTTCCCAGATAAGCTTTGCTTGGCGCACTAATGCGCCAGGCAAAGCTTCTTGGCAGCCGTTAgtgtacttttgccggcgcaaaaatgcgccggcaaaagttggttttcttgtagtgatcaatccatttaagccctcttcaactgtgtagtcccatacctacacagtctcagaatcatcccacttaaccttccccaggcagtgtgggattgcatagcttacccggtatttccccttacgaatCATGGGACTATTGACTGTCACAAGAATAATTCAATCCCCTATTGTTTAATAAGATAGGAAGAAAAGCAAATCATATTTACCTTCCTCCCCAGCTTCATAACTCTGTCAAAATGTCTATCTTGTTAGTAatagtaggggtgttcatcaaaccgctcaaactaCCCGCACCGCAGTGCGATTTGTGGTTTTGAAgtgttaatatgcggttcaaaccgtACCGCACttcacattataaaaataccattttttttttatttatttaggttcaatatgtgaatgtccagcccaaagcccactaattattgtattgttgaaacttaattttttttcatatttattttcaagtcttatggtatttttgacaagtgttgctcaaacttagttgtatttgtgatagtttaattatttggtgatagtccaaaccgcaAAAATCGCACCGTATAACACTATATTTTGCGGTGcagttatgttattttttaattttgcggTGCCCGGTACGGTTTGGGAATTGAAAAAACTACATGCACTatataaaaaatcttacttttagtcacaacaaaatttgtgaccaaaagtaaaaaagttgtgcctaattattaattatcattcttatgttgtgactaaaaggtccgtggctaaaggtattagtcacaaaaattacaatttgttgtgactaaatgtggttttagtcacaatacttgttgtgactaaaagtaaattagtgacaacttgtgtctaaatactattttttagtcacaagtagttttttgttgtaaccaaaagtcacatttagttacaaaaaatttatgttgtcactaaaagtaactGTTTTTTGTAGCGATGTGCAGGTTGGTTTGAAATGgtcaaaaaccgcaccacccgtACCACGAACACCCATACTTATTAGGATGAACATTTTTCTCATAGGCCAATTTGTCATGAGGGACATTGTACTTATTATGTGTTGACTTGCAGATGTCACAGGCATAGACTAAGCAGTCATACCATTCTCTTATCTCTTTATTAAATGAAACCAGCAAGATATACCTGGCacgatttttatcatcatataTGCCATCGGTTAAAAGCTCTCCTAACTGCGTATCTAAAATGTTTGCACAATTTAATCTAGGAAGTTTCAACATATATAGATTAGTTGAAATAGATGGATCTCTTTTTACGAGAGAAGTTCTATATTGATTCTCTATTCAGATTGGAAGTTATCATCAAATATAGTTACTTTATAATAGGAATTGTCATTCACATTTGATTGTTGTTCTATTTTATATGTTATTAgactgaaataaaaaataattaaggcAGGAAATAAGTAATTAGATATAAATACAAtataagtaatatatatattgggACACAATTTTGTTTCGTGATGTACTTTTACAGAATGTATTCCGTAGTACATTATACGGGTCTTAGGGTACATTACCATTTTTTAATcttaattacccctagatcaatctcagccctcagatcaaataactttcCCATCTACCGGCTGTACATCACGGAGTACATTCTGTGAAAATACATTAcgggacaaaatcgtgtccctataTATTATAGTTTGTTGTTCAACCTTACTCTTATTTACTTTTTAAGATATATATACATCTGccaatatatatgtaaatgaaAAAGTTATGCAGGAGTCATTATTTATAATACTCCATAAATTTAAAGGGTTTTATATGTTGTGTTGGAAATATATGTTGAAACACGTACTATATAGTGTCAGATATATGTAATCTAATGCATGTTTTTAAGTACGTAACTATATTTGAAAATCTTTGAATAAAGACTTGAAACGCgtaatgaatatataaatatatattttatatattatatgtattcaTACACAAGTACACAACatctgttcaaaaaaaaaaaaagtacacaaCACAACTACTATGCGTGTCACAAGTGTATCCATATGTGTTAAATTGCTTATTTGGATGTGCAACCCTTTATACATAGATTATGATAATTGATAACACTCTTTGTCAACACTTATTTGACCTCATAAGTGAAAAAACCTCGAAAATTATTGATGGTAGTTAGGGGTAGTTATGGTTCAATTGTGTGCATTATATTACTAATTTTTGCATTGAGAATTCCAATGTATCATAGgcctatatatatctatatatatattataagaaaACAATGAACCTTTATGTTACTGATTATTGGTCATTATATGTCTTTTTTAATCTCCAGAGATTTGTTTATTTGAGATTCCTTTGCTAgatatttaaagaaaaatattggaTCCCAAAGAAACTAAACTTGTTGAACAAGAATTTCATCATTAAACAAAGCActaattttctcttatcatttaatgaaaatattaaagaaaaagtaaatatttatttcttcCAACCACTGAGACTATGGTGGGGGAGAAAAGTCATACATTAGGTTGAATAATTGAGCCGTTTATGGTACAAATATTATTCATAGTAGAACTAGTAATTAATTGCCTTTGTAGTGAAAGTGGGAGGTTGACTTGTAATAATActgcatttatttatttatagaatTGGACTAGATATGTTcttcattttgttgtttttaataagCCAAAAAAATTTAGACTGGCTGAGAAAAATATCTTACACAccaagaaaaataattgttacatgtttcttttttcttttttttttgttacattACATTCCAAACCCAATcattttaccttctttttttcAAACCAGGCTGAAAAGGTTTTCTTTTTATTGActttaaaataagaatttttAATTTACATGGTTAGAATTTCCCAAACATGTGTGTCTTAGATTTTCTGTATGAGAAGTGGAAAAAGGAAATGAAGTGAAAAACAAAGACACAGAAAACAGTTCTCTTGATTGCTTTCCTATAGTACTCATGATTTGGATGATTCCAAAGAAGGAAAATAATATAGGAATGAATGGGGTATGGTAAAtctttcttattattttaagaaacatAAGAAGCATATGTAGAGTAGACTGATGAATTTTTGCACTTGACAAATTCAAGATATGAATAAAAGGcttaaatataatcaaaactaaaAGAACCAAATCTTCAATTTATATAAAAGTCCTGTACACATGAACAAAAAGATGAGAAGAGAGAGATGAAGggaaagagagggagagagaaagagactTATTAAACCATGATAGGCCAACAAGCAGTTAAACTATGatgataaatattatttgtaaccTGAAATTAATTAGAGGGTACTTATGTATATATGAGAACCCCCCAATTAGCTGCTAATTAATACAATGATGTGGTTGTTGATCTTGAGTATTTCTTGGAAGAAGATGAATTAGAAgatgaggatgatgatgatgatgacaaATCACCTGATCTTCTCCTAAGCATCTGTCTCATCCCATCGGCCACTCGAACGGCGGGGTTTGATTTGAACTTACGACAAAAAGACATGTGAGCTTTCACAGCTTCTTCCATACCAAAAGAAAGACTACTTTTTCCTCTGCTAACCTCATCTCGAACAGCTTCTGAGCATAACCCACATAGCCATTTTCCATCGAATTTAGACTTCACATCTGTAATATAGTCTTGGGTACAATCTTCTTTCAATCCACAGCACTCACACTTAGCCAACTCAATAtccatttttctcttctctttctaaTTTGATCTCTACTagtctctgttttttttttattctgataTAACAAAAGATTCGATGATGTGAAAGAAACAAACACTGCTCAACTTAATAAGTAGTAGTATAAGTAGTACTAATATATTGGATATATTATATGGCTACTTTTTTCCTAGttgaatttgattgcaatgaTGGTTATG is a genomic window of Cannabis sativa cultivar Pink pepper isolate KNU-18-1 chromosome 9, ASM2916894v1, whole genome shotgun sequence containing:
- the LOC115724203 gene encoding uncharacterized protein LOC115724203, which produces MDIELAKCECCGLKEDCTQDYITDVKSKFDGKWLCGLCSEAVRDEVSRGKSSLSFGMEEAVKAHMSFCRKFKSNPAVRVADGMRQMLRRRSGDLSSSSSSSSSNSSSSKKYSRSTTTSLY